In Rutidosis leptorrhynchoides isolate AG116_Rl617_1_P2 chromosome 6, CSIRO_AGI_Rlap_v1, whole genome shotgun sequence, the DNA window AGTGTGTCTTTTAGAGCAGTGGGAGTGGAGCCCCGTTTCCCCTTCGTCCCCAAGCCCGTTGCACGTCGCCCCACTCCCCAACCAATATTCGAGGTCGCGTCCCGGCTGGGTCAGTCGCATAGGCGACggtgtaataaaaaaaaattaattcgcAAACGGCTTTTTTTTCCTACCATtgggattttgttttttttttttttctttttcaattctATATATACACAACACAtatacaaacacaaacacaaacacatatCATTTTACATCCATTTTACTCAATATATACTCACACAATCAAATCCAAATTCTAtcatcaaaataaaataaaattcttTAAAAATGAGTAGTTCCGACGAAGAAAGTTTGGTTAACGCAATAAAAAGTATATTTGCTTATCGAAATAACGTGGTAATACGTAGAGAGGTCGAGGAACAAAATGAGGCTCAAAGCTCAAGACGAAAACGTCGCTACATTCGTCGTGATCATGTAGAAGCTCACAATCGTTTGATGAAAGATTAGTTTGTTCAAGATCCGAAGTATCCCCCTGAATATTTCAAACGGCGTTATCGAATGTCACAAAGTCTTCCTGAAAAAATAATTGAAGGTATACTTTCTTACTCTACTGGTCCCGATGCACCAAAGTGGTTTACTTATTTTCAACAACGTCCCGATGCACGTGGTGTTCTCGAAGTATCTACTATTTTAAAAGTCACTTCTGCCATTCGTCAACTAGCATACGGTGATTCACCGGATTTATTTGACGAATATTTACAAATTTCAGAGAGAACATCACGTGAGTCTTTGCAAAATTTTACAAGATGTATTATAGACTTGTATGGTAATGTATACATGAGAGAACAGACCGAGGACGATATACGTCGGTTGTATCATAAACATGAAGAACTACACGACTTTCCTGGAATGTTTGGAAgcattgattgtatgcattgggcttgGGGAAAATGTCTAAATGCATGGAAAGGGCATTTCACCCGAGGCAATCACAGTAACCCGACAATCATGTTGGAAGCCGTTGCATCGTATGACAATTGGATTTGGCATGCATATTTTGGAATGGCCGGTTCGAACAATGACTTGAATGTCCTTAATGCATCTCCATTGTTTGATAGTTTACTAACTGACACGGCTCCTCAAGTTTCATACGAAATTGGGGACGTTGATTTTGATCGAGGCTACTATCTTGCCGATAGGATTTACCCTAGTGGGCTTCTTTTGTTAAGGGATTCTCAAGTGTTGTTGACGCAAAAAGGAAATACTTTACAAAGAAACAATCTGCAGCTCGTAAAGACGTTGAGAGGACATTTGGAATTTTGCAAGGTCGTTGGGATATTTTAAGACAACCTGCTAGGGCATATAGCGTAAACAAAATCAAAAGAATCATGTATGGTTGCATCATATTGCACAACATGATAATTGAAGACAATGATTTTAACATCGCTGAAAATAAATCTTACTACTTGCCTGTCAACAACCTACAAGGATCAACTTGGTACGAAAGGTGTGATGTATATGCCGAGAAGACAAAAGAGCTGCGTGACAGAGACGAGCATGAGTATCTTCGACATACTCTAGTTTCGCATCTATGGCATAATCGCGATGACGAAATAGTTAACGAATTGTAACTTTTTAATCGCGATAacgtattgttttttttttttttaatttttaggaatCGTATGTTTTTTAATTATTAGGAAATgtaatgttttttttatttttaatgaaagttatttccatttatgttaatttttataattttatcaatatatgttatatttaaaatcattaaaataataataaaaatataaactgacatgctcaactgacataggtcaccactccccactttttctgactcagcaaatcaggcctgacatgccaagtgacatcagtcaccactcccagtgctcttaGGGTTTTGAATTTTTGATAAAAGTATGACTATCAGGCTTTTTTATCCAAGCCTCTTGGGTGTTCAAAGTATTTACAGAGTAATAGTAATATTTaagattaaattaattaattaaaataaattattattattattattattttggcgaaaaaaACGAATACTCATATAGAAACGGGATAGTTTTCAAAGGAAAACGCCCTCAACAAGGAAACAAAAAGACATGGGAAAACGGGGAAGCTTGCGCCTATAAAACAATCATTTAAACAAAAACTATCTATAAACGAGTCTCCCTAACATCCCGAAAAAAACCTTACAAACTAACCAATTAGAAACTGAAACATACTCGTAAATACAATAAATGAAACCAACCGAAGAAACAAGACAGACTGCAACAATCAACCTCGAGGACCCGCCATTTTCAATTTTCCATTGACCGTTTGTTTCAAAGAATTCTTCCCGGACCGATTCTAAATGTTGTATGATAACACATTAGCGGATCCGTCACCCGACATGCTCTCCCCGGCCAACCTTGTCATCATAACATCGAATGCCGCAAAAGCTTCCGCGGACATATTTCCTCTCCCAATTGCCGATGAGCCGCCATCTCTTCCATCTTGAGGACCCATAAACAAGTTTTGAATTGCGTCTCCGTAATCTAAGTCCTCAATGTTATCTTTAAGCTTATAATCACCCGAAGTTAAAGTCTCGTTCGCCTTCTTTCTAGACCTCGGGTTAGCATTACTAAATGAACATCTTGAAACATCCTTATTCATAACGTACCACGCTTCGCAAAAACCGTCACACGAGGGAGTCTCGCAATCACAATACCTTCTTCCACTACGATCGATCAAAACCGATTTAAGCCTCTCAACGTCCGATTCAACCTTTCTATTTGCAAAcaattctttcttctttttctttttctccgTCTTCAATCGATTCAATCTAACCGCAAACATGAAGTGAGATGATGTCCTGAAGT includes these proteins:
- the LOC139855007 gene encoding uncharacterized protein, encoding MSQSLPEKIIEGILSYSTGPDAPKWFTYFQQRPDARGVLEVSTILKVTSAIRQLAYGDSPDLFDEYLQISERTSRESLQNFTRCIIDLYGNVYMREQTEDDIRRLYHKHEELHDFPGMFGSIDCMHWAWGKCLNAWKGHFTRGNHSNPTIMLEAVASYDNWIWHAYFGMAGSNNDLNVLNASPLFDSLLTDTAPQVSYEIGDVDFDRGYYLADRIYPSGLLLLRDSQVLLTQKGNTLQRNNLQLVKTLRGHLEFCKVVGIF